A window from Physeter macrocephalus isolate SW-GA chromosome 11, ASM283717v5, whole genome shotgun sequence encodes these proteins:
- the LOC102981477 gene encoding acyl-coenzyme A thioesterase 1 isoform X1 gives MVVSFPALLRPFRLCRWDPTPWARLAGPTKLRTGFTNSWAPARMAVTVTLEPAGRCRWDEPVRIAVRGLAPGQPVTLRASLRDEKGALFRAHARYCADAHGQLDLGRAPALGGSFTGLEPMGLLWALEPEKPLLRLVKRDVQTPFPVELEVLDGHDPEPGGLLGRAVHERDFLAPGVRREPVRSGRVRATLFLPPGPAPFPGIVDISGTGRGLPEYRASLLAGKGFAVMALAYYNYEDLPKSIENLHLEYFEEAMNYLLNHPQVKGPGVGLLGISKGGELCLSMASFLKGITAAVIINGSVASVGGTLHYKGETLPPVGVSRSRFKVTKDGLADILDVLNSPLEGPDQKSFIPVERAECAFLFLVGQDDHNWKSEFYANEASKRLQAHSKAKPQIICYPGAGHYIEPPYFPMCRASLHTLVGSPVIWGGEPRAHARAQVDAWQQLQTFFHKHLGGEKGTIPGML, from the exons ATGGTGGTCTCATTTCCGGCTCTCCTGCGACCCTTCCGACTCTGTCGATGGGACCCGACACCCTGGGCGCGGTTGGCAGGGCCTACAAAGCTGAGGACCGGTTTCACAAACTCTTGGGCCCCTGCCAGGATGGCGGTAACAGTGACGCTGGAGCCTGCGGGCCGCTGCCGCTGGGACGAGCCGGTGCGCATCGCCGTGCGCGGCCTGGCCCCGGGGCAGCCGGTCACGCTGCGCGCGTCCTTGCGCGACGAGAAGGGCGCGCTCTTCCGAGCCCACGCGCGCTACTGCGCTGACGCCCACGGCCAGCTGGACCTGGGGCGCGCGCCCGCCCTGGGCGGCAGCTTCACGGGCCTCGAGCCCATGGGGCTCCTCTGGGCTCTGGAGCCCGAGAAGCCCTTGCTGCGGCTAGTGAAGCGGGACGTGCAGACGCCCTTCCCCGTGGAGCTGGAGGTGCTCGATGGCCACGACCCGGAGCCCGGAGGGCTCCTGGGCCGGGCGGTGCACGAGCGCGACTTCCTGGCGCCGGGGGTGCGGCGCGAACCCGTGCGCTCGGGCCGGGTGCGCGCCACGCTCTTCTTGCCGCCGG GACCTGCACCCTTTCCTGGGATTGTGGACATTTCTGGAACTGGACGTGGCCTTCCGGAATATCGAGCTAGTCTGCTGGCTGGGAAGGGTTTTGCTGTGATGGCTCTGGCTTATTATAACTATGAAGACCTCCCCAAGAGCATAGAGAACCTCCACCTGGAGTACTTTGAAGAAGCTATGAACTACCTGCTTAATCACCCTCAG GTAAAGGGCCCAGGGGTAGGGCTGCTTGGGATTTCCAAAGGAGGCGAACTCTGCCTCTCCATGGCCTCGTTCCTGAAGGGCATCACCGCGGCTGTCATAATCAATGGCTCTGTGGCCAGTGTCGGCGGAACCTTACACTACAAGGGTGAGACACTGCCGCCTGTGGGTGTCAGCCGAAGTCGATTCAAGGTGACCAAAGATGGCCTAGCAGACATTTTGGATGTCCTGAACAGCCCTTTGGAAGGACCTGATCAGAAGAGCTTCATTCCTGTGGAAAGGGCTGAGTGTGCCTTCCTGTTCCTTGTGGGTCAGGATGACCACAACTGGAAGAGTGAATTCTATGCTAATGAGGCCTCTAAACGCTTGCAGGCCCATAGTAAGGCGAAGCCCCAGATCATCTGTTACCCAGGGGCGGGACACTACATTGAGCCTCCTTACTTCCCCATGTGCCGGGCTTCCCTGCACACCTTGGTGGGAAGTCCTGTCATCTGGGGAGGGGAGCCCAGGGCTCATGCCAGGGCCCAGGTGGATGCTtggcagcagctccagactttcttCCACAAACACTTGGGTGGGGAAAAGGGGACAATCCCAGGAATGCTGTAA
- the LOC102981477 gene encoding acyl-coenzyme A thioesterase 2, mitochondrial isoform X2, with protein sequence MVVSFPALLRPFRLCRWDPTPWARLAGPTKLRTGFTNSWAPARMAVTVTLEPAGRCRWDEPVRIAVRGLAPGQPVTLRASLRDEKGALFRAHARYCADAHGQLDLGRAPALGGSFTGLEPMGLLWALEPEKPLLRLVKRDVQTPFPVELEVLDGHDPEPGGLLGRAVHERDFLAPGVRREPVRSGRVRATLFLPPGPAPFPGIVDISGTGRGLPEYRASLLAGKGFAVMALAYYNYEDLPKSIENLHLEYFEEAMNYLLNHPQVKGPGVGLLGISKGGELCLSMASFLKGITAAVIINGSVASVGGTLHYKGETLPPVGVSRSRFKVTKDGLADILDVLNSPLEGPDQKSFIPVERAECAFLFLVGQDDHNWKSEFYANEASKRLQAHNEETETQYLHGTSRAGALAPHIKFLLS encoded by the exons ATGGTGGTCTCATTTCCGGCTCTCCTGCGACCCTTCCGACTCTGTCGATGGGACCCGACACCCTGGGCGCGGTTGGCAGGGCCTACAAAGCTGAGGACCGGTTTCACAAACTCTTGGGCCCCTGCCAGGATGGCGGTAACAGTGACGCTGGAGCCTGCGGGCCGCTGCCGCTGGGACGAGCCGGTGCGCATCGCCGTGCGCGGCCTGGCCCCGGGGCAGCCGGTCACGCTGCGCGCGTCCTTGCGCGACGAGAAGGGCGCGCTCTTCCGAGCCCACGCGCGCTACTGCGCTGACGCCCACGGCCAGCTGGACCTGGGGCGCGCGCCCGCCCTGGGCGGCAGCTTCACGGGCCTCGAGCCCATGGGGCTCCTCTGGGCTCTGGAGCCCGAGAAGCCCTTGCTGCGGCTAGTGAAGCGGGACGTGCAGACGCCCTTCCCCGTGGAGCTGGAGGTGCTCGATGGCCACGACCCGGAGCCCGGAGGGCTCCTGGGCCGGGCGGTGCACGAGCGCGACTTCCTGGCGCCGGGGGTGCGGCGCGAACCCGTGCGCTCGGGCCGGGTGCGCGCCACGCTCTTCTTGCCGCCGG GACCTGCACCCTTTCCTGGGATTGTGGACATTTCTGGAACTGGACGTGGCCTTCCGGAATATCGAGCTAGTCTGCTGGCTGGGAAGGGTTTTGCTGTGATGGCTCTGGCTTATTATAACTATGAAGACCTCCCCAAGAGCATAGAGAACCTCCACCTGGAGTACTTTGAAGAAGCTATGAACTACCTGCTTAATCACCCTCAG GTAAAGGGCCCAGGGGTAGGGCTGCTTGGGATTTCCAAAGGAGGCGAACTCTGCCTCTCCATGGCCTCGTTCCTGAAGGGCATCACCGCGGCTGTCATAATCAATGGCTCTGTGGCCAGTGTCGGCGGAACCTTACACTACAAGGGTGAGACACTGCCGCCTGTGGGTGTCAGCCGAAGTCGATTCAAGGTGACCAAAGATGGCCTAGCAGACATTTTGGATGTCCTGAACAGCCCTTTGGAAGGACCTGATCAGAAGAGCTTCATTCCTGTGGAAAGGGCTGAGTGTGCCTTCCTGTTCCTTGTGGGTCAGGATGACCACAACTGGAAGAGTGAATTCTATGCTAATGAGGCCTCTAAACGCTTGCAGGCCCATA
- the LOC102981477 gene encoding acyl-coenzyme A thioesterase 2, mitochondrial isoform X4: MVVSFPALLRPFRLCRWDPTPWARLAGPTKLRTGFTNSWAPARMAVTVTLEPAGRCRWDEPVRIAVRGLAPGQPVTLRASLRDEKGALFRAHARYCADAHGQLDLGRAPALGGSFTGLEPMGLLWALEPEKPLLRLVKRDVQTPFPVELEVLDGHDPEPGGLLGRAVHERDFLAPGVRREPVRSGRVRATLFLPPGPAPFPGIVDISGTGRGLPEYRASLLAGKGFAVMALAYYNYEDLPKSIENLHLEYFEEAMNYLLNHPQVKGPGVGLLGISKGGELCLSMASFLKGITAAVIINGSVASVGGTLHYKDEETETQYLHGTSRAGALAPHIKFLLS; the protein is encoded by the exons ATGGTGGTCTCATTTCCGGCTCTCCTGCGACCCTTCCGACTCTGTCGATGGGACCCGACACCCTGGGCGCGGTTGGCAGGGCCTACAAAGCTGAGGACCGGTTTCACAAACTCTTGGGCCCCTGCCAGGATGGCGGTAACAGTGACGCTGGAGCCTGCGGGCCGCTGCCGCTGGGACGAGCCGGTGCGCATCGCCGTGCGCGGCCTGGCCCCGGGGCAGCCGGTCACGCTGCGCGCGTCCTTGCGCGACGAGAAGGGCGCGCTCTTCCGAGCCCACGCGCGCTACTGCGCTGACGCCCACGGCCAGCTGGACCTGGGGCGCGCGCCCGCCCTGGGCGGCAGCTTCACGGGCCTCGAGCCCATGGGGCTCCTCTGGGCTCTGGAGCCCGAGAAGCCCTTGCTGCGGCTAGTGAAGCGGGACGTGCAGACGCCCTTCCCCGTGGAGCTGGAGGTGCTCGATGGCCACGACCCGGAGCCCGGAGGGCTCCTGGGCCGGGCGGTGCACGAGCGCGACTTCCTGGCGCCGGGGGTGCGGCGCGAACCCGTGCGCTCGGGCCGGGTGCGCGCCACGCTCTTCTTGCCGCCGG GACCTGCACCCTTTCCTGGGATTGTGGACATTTCTGGAACTGGACGTGGCCTTCCGGAATATCGAGCTAGTCTGCTGGCTGGGAAGGGTTTTGCTGTGATGGCTCTGGCTTATTATAACTATGAAGACCTCCCCAAGAGCATAGAGAACCTCCACCTGGAGTACTTTGAAGAAGCTATGAACTACCTGCTTAATCACCCTCAG GTAAAGGGCCCAGGGGTAGGGCTGCTTGGGATTTCCAAAGGAGGCGAACTCTGCCTCTCCATGGCCTCGTTCCTGAAGGGCATCACCGCGGCTGTCATAATCAATGGCTCTGTGGCCAGTGTCGGCGGAACCTTACACTACAAGG